A DNA window from Tenuifilaceae bacterium CYCD contains the following coding sequences:
- the rpsU gene encoding 30S ribosomal protein S21, which yields MIIVPIKEGENIERALKKFKRKFEKTGIMKELRARQAFTKPSIERREEIKKAIYIQNLQQTEE from the coding sequence ATGATTATAGTACCAATTAAAGAAGGCGAAAATATTGAAAGGGCTCTCAAGAAATTCAAAAGAAAATTTGAGAAAACTGGCATTATGAAAGAACTACGTGCTCGTCAGGCATTTACCAAGCCTTCTATCGAACGTAGAGAAGAAATCAAGAAAGCCATTTACATCCAAAATCTACAACAGACCGAGGAGTAA
- a CDS encoding competence protein ComEA has product MKVGHKNRLKNFLTYTRSERNGTIVLSSILLIIIIISIFLRDIIVKETIPNTSAYERIDSFFSSLHYIEPEKKNVYHSVLKEELPITKKVKYFYFDPNSVSIDSLVDLGLSPKQAQVVINYRNKGGQFKIADDLSKIHVIDSFTFQKLKPWVKISSAKLRCDSSRIEVVPQKVYIELNSADTVSLTNLKGIGRSFARRIVAYRDLLGGFYNVSQLSEVYGLSSEVIGSILPNIWVDSTAIKHLNLNLVSYEDLKNHPYLTDYQAKAIVYYRSKKGTINSIGELVSNKLIPSEKFNKVRPYFTVR; this is encoded by the coding sequence ATGAAAGTTGGGCATAAAAATAGATTGAAGAATTTTCTCACTTATACCAGAAGTGAGCGGAATGGAACAATTGTTCTTTCGTCCATCCTCCTAATTATAATTATCATCTCCATATTTTTGCGCGATATTATTGTAAAAGAGACTATTCCAAACACATCGGCTTATGAGAGGATCGATAGTTTTTTTAGTTCTCTTCACTACATTGAGCCTGAAAAGAAAAATGTTTATCATTCAGTTCTTAAAGAGGAACTCCCCATTACTAAAAAGGTAAAGTATTTCTATTTCGATCCTAATTCAGTAAGCATTGATAGTTTGGTTGACTTGGGTTTATCGCCCAAGCAGGCTCAGGTTGTAATTAACTACAGGAATAAAGGAGGCCAATTCAAAATTGCGGATGATCTTTCTAAAATACATGTCATCGACTCTTTTACATTTCAGAAGCTTAAACCTTGGGTAAAAATCTCTTCGGCCAAATTGCGATGTGATAGTTCTAGAATTGAGGTAGTGCCTCAAAAAGTATACATCGAACTTAATTCTGCTGATACCGTCTCATTAACCAATTTAAAAGGTATTGGACGATCGTTTGCACGGCGCATTGTTGCATACAGAGATCTATTAGGCGGATTTTACAACGTTAGTCAGTTATCCGAAGTTTATGGGTTAAGTTCCGAGGTAATTGGTTCAATCCTGCCTAATATTTGGGTTGATAGTACAGCCATCAAACACTTGAACTTAAATTTGGTAAGTTATGAAGACCTCAAAAATCATCCATACCTAACAGATTATCAGGCCAAGGCCATAGTATACTATAGAAGTAAGAAGGGTACAATAAATAGTATTGGCGAATTAGTGAGCAATAAACTTATTCCTAGTGAAAAATTCAATAAGGTTAGGCCTTACTTTACGGTAAGGTAA
- a CDS encoding fructose-bisphosphate aldolase — translation MNIDKIVELLGEKSSFLLNHKCSTVSKEHLHLPGPDFIERVFYHSNRSPQVLRGLQSMYNHGRLAGSGYLSILPVDQGIEHSAGASFAPNPIYFDPENIVKLAIEGGANAVASTFGVLAAVSRKYAHRIPFIVKINHNELLTYPNKYDQIMFGSVEEAWNLGATAVGATIYFGSEESSRQIIEVSQAFERAHELGMVTVLWCYLRNNAFKKDGVDYHVAADITGQANHLGVTLQADIIKQKLPETNGGFKAINFGKTHDKVYTQLSSDHPIDLTRYQVVNCYNGRAGLINSGGASSGASDLAEAVFTAVVNKRAGGMGLISGRKAFQKPMEDGVKILNAIQDVYLETKIDVA, via the coding sequence ATGAATATTGATAAGATAGTCGAATTGCTGGGCGAAAAATCCAGTTTTTTGCTCAATCACAAATGTTCCACGGTTAGTAAAGAGCATTTACATTTACCCGGACCCGATTTTATTGAAAGGGTGTTCTACCATTCAAACCGGTCGCCACAGGTGTTACGTGGATTACAATCGATGTATAATCATGGTCGTTTAGCAGGGTCTGGCTACTTGTCCATTCTCCCTGTCGATCAGGGTATTGAGCATAGTGCAGGGGCATCATTTGCTCCAAATCCAATTTATTTCGATCCGGAGAATATCGTAAAACTCGCGATTGAGGGTGGTGCCAATGCAGTTGCTTCAACCTTTGGCGTTCTTGCCGCCGTATCGCGCAAATACGCACATCGAATACCATTTATTGTTAAAATTAACCACAACGAGTTGTTAACCTATCCAAATAAATACGATCAAATCATGTTTGGATCGGTTGAGGAGGCTTGGAACCTTGGGGCAACGGCTGTTGGTGCCACAATATATTTTGGTTCCGAGGAAAGTTCACGCCAAATTATTGAGGTTTCTCAAGCATTTGAACGTGCTCACGAACTTGGTATGGTAACCGTTCTTTGGTGCTACTTGCGCAATAATGCATTCAAAAAGGATGGGGTTGATTACCATGTTGCAGCAGATATAACGGGGCAGGCTAATCACTTAGGAGTAACACTTCAGGCCGATATCATTAAGCAGAAGTTGCCTGAGACTAACGGAGGTTTTAAGGCCATTAATTTTGGTAAAACGCACGATAAGGTTTACACTCAACTATCTAGCGATCATCCAATTGACTTGACTCGCTATCAAGTCGTAAACTGCTATAATGGTCGTGCGGGTTTAATTAACTCGGGAGGTGCATCTAGTGGTGCCAGCGATTTAGCCGAAGCAGTTTTTACTGCTGTAGTCAATAAACGTGCTGGAGGTATGGGGCTAATTAGCGGACGAAAGGCTTTTCAGAAACCCATGGAGGATGGTGTAAAGATTTTAAATGCCATTCAGGATGTTTACTTAGAAACTAAAATTGATGTAGCATAA
- a CDS encoding membrane protein, giving the protein MIFKVFASKSEYNHRYYIIPAFIVGAMFFVSCSTTRNVPDGKYLLNKSKVEIDSKDVTPTDLNTYLKQHPNKEILGFRFHLRLYNLASPYKFTGLNKWLKTIGEEPIILDTNLVNDGAINVLQYLQSKGYYNAKIDDSIYYHGKKADVYYSISSNVPYRVRNLTYSIEDTVIQRLIKSDSVNCLISRKQLFDTDLLQNERSRIESYLRNNGYYNFSKDFVTFSADTSAGNHKVDVLLMIRNPMLVDSEGKRISTNFKRYKIKRVFIYPNYDPIVFLSKKHELDTVILNDIQYIFPDDPGVKLSVVYNANFIRPGLMFSNDIVQRSQNNLNLLKLYKFVNISFAENTEKSEPEKFDLFQESQPDSDSLLYGYLDCHIQLSQHTLQSYQVELVGTNTTGSLGAEGNLNYQHKNLFRGAEVFDIKLRGLIESAQQKLNLNNTLEIGGSLGLSIPKFLGPFSSNDFFIRNAVKTQITASYSFQRRPDYTRTIASMTYGYSWKSSKYVTQNFNPVEINAITIPVISESFQQEIENTFLEYSYINQIVTVSSYSFVFNNQNLQKLSSYTYLRYNLELSGNTLSLGFSALNRPKASDGTYQILNTSFSQFIRSDINFTYHQVVDQNNTFAYRLFLGVGYPYGNSKALPFEKKYFSGGANGIRAWQARALGPGSYYTTGETYPNRTADIKLEANLEYRFKVFWQLEGAIFFDAGNIWSLPEIDTREGTIFRFDKFYKQIALGSGLGIRVNLGFFTLRTDFGYKVYDPSVNPDAKFRPWVPFQQKFMWKEDVNFNFGIGYPF; this is encoded by the coding sequence ATGATTTTTAAGGTTTTTGCCAGCAAATCCGAATACAATCATAGGTATTATATTATCCCTGCATTCATTGTAGGGGCAATGTTTTTTGTATCGTGTAGTACAACCCGAAATGTTCCCGACGGGAAATACCTACTAAATAAATCTAAGGTAGAGATCGACTCAAAGGATGTCACACCAACTGATTTAAATACTTACCTGAAACAGCATCCTAATAAGGAAATCTTAGGCTTTCGCTTTCACCTGAGGCTGTACAACCTTGCAAGTCCTTACAAATTTACAGGATTAAACAAATGGTTAAAAACCATTGGGGAGGAGCCAATCATACTCGATACAAACTTAGTTAATGATGGGGCAATTAATGTATTGCAGTACCTTCAAAGTAAGGGATACTATAATGCTAAAATTGATGATTCTATTTATTATCATGGTAAAAAGGCCGATGTTTACTATTCAATTTCGTCCAATGTACCGTATCGAGTCCGAAATTTAACCTATAGCATCGAGGATACTGTGATTCAACGCTTGATAAAGTCGGATTCCGTTAACTGCCTTATTTCCCGTAAACAACTTTTCGATACTGATTTATTGCAGAATGAACGGTCACGCATAGAAAGTTACCTTCGGAATAATGGTTACTATAATTTTAGTAAAGATTTTGTGACATTTTCAGCAGACACCAGCGCTGGCAATCATAAAGTTGATGTTTTGCTGATGATTCGGAATCCAATGCTGGTAGATAGTGAGGGGAAAAGAATTTCCACCAATTTTAAGCGGTATAAAATAAAACGGGTTTTCATCTACCCAAACTACGATCCCATTGTTTTTTTATCGAAAAAGCACGAGCTCGATACTGTTATTCTCAATGATATACAATACATTTTTCCTGACGACCCAGGGGTAAAGTTAAGCGTGGTTTACAATGCAAATTTTATTCGTCCAGGGCTCATGTTTTCTAACGATATCGTACAACGATCGCAGAATAACCTTAATCTTTTAAAACTGTACAAGTTTGTAAACATTAGCTTTGCCGAGAATACCGAAAAATCAGAGCCCGAGAAGTTCGATTTATTTCAGGAGTCTCAACCGGATTCAGATTCATTGCTATATGGATATCTCGATTGCCATATTCAGTTATCGCAACACACATTGCAGAGCTATCAGGTTGAGCTAGTTGGGACAAATACCACCGGATCATTAGGTGCCGAGGGAAACTTAAACTATCAGCATAAAAACTTGTTCCGTGGAGCCGAGGTCTTTGACATAAAGTTGAGAGGACTTATTGAATCTGCTCAACAAAAGCTGAATTTGAATAATACTCTGGAAATCGGTGGATCGTTGGGGTTAAGTATTCCTAAGTTTTTGGGACCTTTCTCCTCTAACGATTTTTTTATCAGGAATGCTGTAAAAACTCAAATCACGGCATCGTACAGTTTTCAGCGCAGACCAGATTATACGCGGACTATTGCCAGTATGACTTATGGTTATAGCTGGAAGAGTTCAAAGTATGTCACACAAAACTTCAATCCTGTCGAAATTAATGCCATTACAATTCCAGTAATTAGCGAAAGTTTCCAGCAAGAAATTGAGAATACATTCCTTGAGTACAGTTACATAAACCAAATAGTTACCGTTTCTAGCTATAGTTTTGTATTTAACAATCAAAATCTTCAGAAACTGAGCAGTTATACCTATTTGCGTTACAATCTAGAACTTTCAGGAAATACTTTATCTCTTGGTTTCTCTGCTCTTAACAGGCCTAAAGCATCGGATGGAACATATCAAATACTCAATACCAGTTTTTCTCAATTTATTCGATCCGATATTAATTTTACATACCATCAGGTGGTTGATCAGAACAATACTTTTGCCTATAGATTATTTTTGGGTGTAGGGTATCCTTATGGCAACTCAAAAGCACTACCATTCGAAAAAAAGTATTTTTCGGGGGGAGCTAATGGCATAAGAGCATGGCAGGCAAGAGCGTTAGGTCCGGGCTCTTACTATACAACAGGCGAAACCTACCCCAATAGAACTGCCGATATTAAACTGGAGGCAAACCTTGAGTATCGTTTTAAAGTATTCTGGCAATTGGAAGGAGCAATATTTTTCGATGCGGGAAATATATGGTCGTTGCCAGAGATTGATACCCGTGAAGGAACCATTTTTAGGTTTGATAAATTTTATAAGCAGATAGCTCTAGGCAGTGGTCTTGGTATAAGAGTCAACCTCGGTTTTTTTACCCTACGTACCGATTTTGGGTATAAAGTATACGATCCCTCGGTAAACCCCGACGCAAAGTTTAGACCATGGGTACCTTTCCAACAAAAATTCATGTGGAAGGAGGATGTAAACTTCAATTTTGGTATAGGCTACCCCTTCTAG
- a CDS encoding TonB-dependent receptor, which translates to MAFPFGLFSQTGISGYVRDAKTGEFIPNANVLIGSVGVATNSKGYFVIDDLKSGEYNVSISVVGYSKFQKKVLVEEGKLTGVDVRLVEDKIQLEEVVVSATRTESKISEIPGRINLITPERLSLIVAQTADEYLAFIPGVQVSRSFGLFSHKSSVTMRGLSGNEQARTLVLIDGVPVNKADGGSVNWNLISTCDIERIEVVKGPSSALYGGNAMGGIINVVNRHPQRNFEGSVAIDYGTYNTQGIKAKLAGRVGGAHNFYWAANANYRKSDGYITQSDADRLALAEYVTKSCFDEKALNLRTGYENGDKFQAEVDFTVYDDMRGTGEKYIQPDGNRVDHDTYQLRSSVKGRNGKFGWNTSIFYLFEDYKKVNEWIKDDYTWYNVESYRNDFGLLSSFTYSLKNNEMVAGFDVRDGAVDASDIYYTSTDKVDNNGKMNFYGFYLQDEISMYENKIKILAGLRYDISRFYDGAFIIHNPSPETNFLNQYQFSGLDDEVWGAWSPRLSLQYKPRDDMRVYASYSRGFRPSVLDDLCRSGRIRGGLKLANPNLKPEYLDNFEIGGDYKPIDWVKLSSSMYYSKGTDFLYYVSTDDSIDMGYGNRPVMIRSNISDVRIYGLEFDFTLSPFRYLNLFGNYAYTHPTISDYEPMYDGDPIDLGGKYLTDVPQHSFALGAIFQKKFINVGLTLKYVGEMYVNDQNVYDEIVLSDVYPSAFTVDLRVSSELFNHFTTSLSVQNIFDEQVFDSKGAVGPGRFLTLSVGTKF; encoded by the coding sequence ATGGCTTTCCCATTTGGCCTTTTTTCCCAAACGGGTATTTCTGGCTATGTTCGCGATGCAAAGACGGGGGAGTTTATCCCCAATGCCAATGTTCTAATTGGCAGCGTGGGTGTTGCAACCAATAGCAAAGGCTATTTTGTTATAGATGATTTAAAGTCTGGCGAATACAATGTGAGCATCTCGGTGGTTGGATACTCAAAATTTCAGAAAAAGGTCTTAGTTGAAGAGGGAAAACTAACCGGGGTTGATGTAAGATTGGTTGAGGACAAAATTCAACTGGAGGAGGTTGTGGTTTCGGCAACTCGTACCGAGAGTAAAATAAGTGAAATCCCTGGAAGAATTAATTTGATAACACCGGAGCGGCTCTCTCTTATTGTGGCACAAACAGCCGATGAATACCTTGCTTTTATTCCTGGAGTACAGGTAAGCCGTTCGTTTGGGCTGTTTTCGCATAAATCGTCGGTTACTATGCGCGGTTTGAGCGGGAACGAGCAGGCTCGTACATTGGTTTTAATTGATGGAGTACCAGTAAATAAGGCTGATGGAGGATCGGTGAACTGGAATCTTATATCTACGTGTGATATTGAGCGTATTGAAGTAGTTAAAGGCCCAAGTTCTGCACTCTATGGCGGAAATGCCATGGGGGGCATTATAAATGTAGTAAATCGTCATCCTCAGAGAAATTTCGAAGGAAGTGTTGCAATCGATTATGGAACATACAATACGCAAGGCATTAAGGCCAAGTTGGCTGGAAGGGTAGGGGGGGCTCACAATTTTTACTGGGCTGCCAATGCAAATTACCGCAAAAGCGATGGTTATATAACACAGTCGGATGCGGATCGCTTGGCTCTTGCGGAGTATGTAACCAAATCGTGTTTCGACGAGAAGGCGCTCAACCTCAGAACGGGCTATGAGAATGGGGATAAGTTTCAGGCAGAGGTTGATTTTACAGTTTACGACGATATGCGTGGAACTGGCGAAAAGTATATACAACCCGATGGGAATAGAGTCGATCACGATACCTATCAGCTTCGATCGTCGGTAAAAGGACGAAACGGTAAATTCGGTTGGAATACATCAATTTTTTACCTTTTCGAGGACTACAAGAAAGTAAACGAATGGATTAAGGATGACTATACTTGGTACAATGTAGAATCGTATAGAAACGACTTTGGCTTACTATCGTCGTTTACATATTCTTTGAAGAATAATGAGATGGTTGCTGGTTTCGATGTTCGGGATGGTGCCGTGGATGCATCGGATATTTACTATACATCAACCGATAAGGTGGATAATAACGGTAAAATGAACTTTTACGGATTTTACCTTCAGGATGAGATATCGATGTATGAGAACAAAATTAAAATTTTAGCGGGTTTACGTTACGACATTTCGCGATTTTATGATGGAGCATTTATAATTCATAATCCATCTCCCGAGACCAATTTCTTAAACCAGTACCAGTTTTCGGGTCTCGACGATGAGGTTTGGGGTGCGTGGAGTCCTCGCCTTTCGCTTCAGTATAAACCTCGCGATGATATGAGAGTATACGCCAGCTATAGTAGAGGCTTTAGACCATCGGTGCTCGATGACCTTTGCCGATCGGGTCGTATACGTGGAGGTTTAAAACTAGCAAATCCAAACTTAAAGCCCGAGTACTTGGATAATTTTGAGATTGGTGGCGATTACAAACCGATTGATTGGGTAAAATTATCTTCAAGTATGTACTATTCAAAAGGAACCGATTTCCTTTACTATGTTTCTACTGACGATAGTATTGATATGGGCTACGGAAACAGGCCTGTTATGATTCGCTCAAATATTTCTGATGTCAGAATATATGGACTTGAATTTGACTTTACGCTAAGCCCATTTCGATACCTAAATTTATTTGGAAACTATGCGTACACTCATCCTACAATATCGGACTATGAGCCTATGTACGATGGCGATCCTATTGATTTGGGTGGAAAATACTTAACCGATGTTCCGCAGCATTCATTTGCTTTGGGGGCAATATTCCAGAAAAAGTTTATCAACGTAGGATTAACACTTAAATACGTTGGCGAAATGTATGTAAATGACCAAAATGTGTACGATGAGATTGTCCTTTCAGATGTCTACCCATCAGCGTTTACGGTGGACTTAAGGGTGTCGAGCGAACTTTTTAACCATTTTACAACATCGTTAAGTGTGCAAAATATATTTGATGAGCAGGTTTTCGACAGTAAAGGGGCTGTGGGGCCTGGCCGTTTTCTTACTCTAAGCGTGGGAACTAAATTTTAG
- a CDS encoding RNA methyltransferase translates to MLTKNTIKRIVSLQVKKFRKEHGVFIAEGSRLIDELFGSNLEIKELYYTSQWKSNNIRKAAHSEMVSEDEMKKISALSTPSQVLAVVEIPEYKLDEIDFTNELVLALDTIQDPGNLGTIVRLADWFGINSIICSRETVDIFSPKVIQSTMGAITRVRVIFCNLTEELTKIKSKVPIYGTFMEGSNIYRTELKPKGVVVMGNEGNGISPEIEKLVSQKIHIPSFAKDRTNVESLNVAMATAIVFSEFRRR, encoded by the coding sequence ATGCTCACAAAAAACACCATTAAAAGAATTGTTTCGCTCCAAGTCAAGAAATTCAGAAAGGAGCATGGAGTTTTTATTGCCGAAGGATCTAGGCTTATCGATGAACTTTTTGGTTCGAACCTCGAAATCAAAGAGCTTTACTATACATCCCAATGGAAAAGTAACAACATCAGAAAAGCCGCACACTCCGAGATGGTTTCTGAAGATGAGATGAAAAAAATTTCCGCATTGAGCACTCCATCCCAAGTACTTGCTGTAGTTGAAATTCCAGAGTATAAACTTGATGAAATAGATTTTACCAACGAGTTGGTTTTAGCCCTCGACACCATTCAAGATCCGGGGAATTTAGGCACTATCGTACGTTTAGCCGATTGGTTTGGAATAAACAGCATCATCTGTAGCCGCGAAACGGTTGATATTTTCTCTCCCAAAGTAATTCAATCCACAATGGGAGCTATAACACGGGTTAGAGTAATTTTCTGTAATTTAACGGAGGAACTAACCAAGATAAAAAGCAAAGTTCCAATTTATGGAACCTTTATGGAGGGGAGCAATATTTACCGGACCGAACTAAAACCAAAGGGAGTTGTGGTTATGGGGAATGAGGGTAACGGTATTAGTCCCGAGATTGAAAAACTTGTCTCACAAAAAATACATATCCCAAGTTTTGCAAAAGATAGAACAAACGTAGAGTCGCTCAACGTAGCAATGGCAACTGCGATTGTTTTCTCCGAGTTTAGAAGACGATGA
- a CDS encoding oligoendopeptidase F, with product MKKLATIAFMLFFISTFAQPKADTEMSGDYYRFNWRLTDIYANWDAWSTDLEWVKAQIPKFDTFKGHLGESAQIMLDYKSLSEKLSQTLSKLYVYASLSKDVDGKNPIYTTKLLELQTLGAELGRSTAWIGPELKTIPREKVDAWMKENKDIAIYAHDFESFYSQLDRILDEQTQKTLTYFSKALGASLRTYASLSKADMEYHKVTLSTGEEIVTSPAAATKVFTTNPNQNDRKITAFAREDVYAKNKNTYADIWMGVAQNLWANAQLQGYKTTLESFLVPNKISQDVYFNLIDVAGSNTAPLLKYRELRKKALGLDKYYYSDEAYELSDDARQYKWGEAVDIVKSCLKPMGEEYNGLLGTALSGGWIDVYEKPGKQTGAYSWGIYGVHPYVLMNWNESRDNVFTLAHELGHSIHSLLSSKYQPYTYSDYASMVAEVASTFNENMLLDYMIKNAKTPNEKIALLVQAIDNISGTFYRQAQFAEFENALYTLIEKDAPINSEIIAQTYLDIDKKFNGDIFERSDNFKYAWPRVNHFFTHNYYVYNYGVSFSASQSLFSQIAQAKTKQDAATAQGRYLTLLKSGGSDYPIELLKKAGVDLNTKEPFLAVVKRMEDLVNQLEIALKEAGKI from the coding sequence ATGAAAAAATTAGCGACAATCGCATTTATGCTGTTTTTTATCAGCACATTTGCTCAGCCAAAGGCCGATACCGAAATGAGTGGTGATTACTATAGATTTAACTGGCGTTTAACCGATATTTACGCCAATTGGGACGCATGGAGTACTGATTTGGAATGGGTAAAAGCCCAAATTCCTAAATTCGATACTTTTAAAGGTCATTTAGGAGAGAGTGCTCAAATTATGCTCGATTACAAGAGTCTTTCAGAAAAACTTTCTCAAACCTTAAGCAAACTCTATGTTTACGCATCGCTCAGCAAGGATGTGGATGGGAAAAATCCAATTTACACCACCAAACTGCTTGAACTGCAAACCTTAGGTGCTGAGCTAGGTCGTAGCACCGCATGGATTGGTCCAGAGCTTAAAACTATTCCGCGCGAAAAGGTTGATGCTTGGATGAAGGAAAATAAGGATATCGCCATATATGCTCACGATTTCGAGAGTTTTTATAGTCAGCTAGATCGTATACTCGATGAGCAAACGCAGAAAACATTGACATATTTCAGCAAGGCATTAGGCGCATCGTTGCGTACCTATGCTTCGCTATCTAAAGCCGATATGGAGTATCATAAGGTTACTCTTTCTACAGGAGAAGAAATTGTAACAAGCCCTGCTGCTGCAACCAAAGTATTTACTACTAACCCAAATCAGAACGATAGAAAAATCACCGCTTTTGCCCGCGAGGATGTGTATGCAAAGAACAAGAATACTTACGCAGATATTTGGATGGGAGTAGCCCAAAATTTGTGGGCTAATGCACAGCTTCAGGGTTACAAAACCACTCTCGAATCGTTTTTGGTACCCAATAAAATCTCACAGGATGTTTATTTTAACCTTATAGATGTTGCTGGAAGCAATACTGCTCCATTACTGAAGTACCGCGAACTCCGTAAAAAAGCCCTTGGGCTTGATAAGTATTACTATTCCGATGAAGCTTATGAACTATCGGATGATGCACGGCAGTATAAATGGGGAGAGGCTGTTGACATTGTAAAGAGTTGCTTGAAACCCATGGGAGAGGAGTATAATGGTTTGCTGGGAACAGCGTTGTCTGGAGGCTGGATTGATGTTTATGAGAAACCTGGCAAGCAAACTGGTGCTTATAGTTGGGGTATTTATGGCGTGCATCCATATGTTTTGATGAACTGGAACGAATCGCGCGATAATGTGTTTACCCTTGCTCATGAATTGGGTCACTCAATACATAGTTTGTTGAGCAGCAAGTACCAACCCTACACTTACTCGGACTACGCATCGATGGTTGCAGAGGTAGCATCAACTTTCAATGAAAACATGTTGCTCGATTATATGATTAAGAATGCCAAAACCCCTAACGAAAAAATAGCGTTGCTGGTACAAGCTATCGACAATATTTCAGGTACGTTCTACCGTCAAGCTCAATTTGCCGAATTTGAGAATGCTCTTTATACATTGATTGAGAAAGATGCTCCAATAAATTCCGAAATAATTGCACAAACTTATCTTGATATCGACAAGAAGTTTAATGGTGATATTTTTGAGCGTTCCGATAATTTTAAGTATGCATGGCCTCGGGTTAACCACTTCTTTACCCATAACTATTATGTATATAACTATGGAGTATCATTCTCGGCATCCCAAAGTTTATTTTCACAGATAGCTCAAGCCAAAACAAAACAGGATGCAGCAACGGCTCAGGGAAGGTATTTGACCCTTTTAAAATCAGGCGGCAGCGATTATCCTATTGAGTTACTTAAAAAAGCAGGCGTTGATTTAAATACAAAGGAACCATTCTTAGCAGTAGTTAAACGCATGGAGGATCTTGTGAATCAACTTGAAATAGCACTTAAGGAGGCCGGTAAGATATAG
- a CDS encoding aminotransferase, with product MKIKDFAVERYFAKYEFTAKYLLSSSDCDGYSMDYVLNLASKAEMELWDKLTLGYTETVGSEFLRKAIQQHYQSIQLDEILVASPGEANFILMNVLLSAGDHVVCMAPMYQSLYQVARDIGCNFTFWEPTIGQQGWHYNPLDLENLIQGNTKLIIVNFPHNPTGFSPSLEEYLYIIELARQRDIPIFSDEMYRFLNHGNSIALPSASDLYENAVSLWGTAKTFGLAGLRLGWLTSKNKQLLRKVESFKDYLSICSSAPSEVLGTIALNHMDSFVTPNLAKIKSNIAHFEQFHQRHIDFFDFPKPTSGSTAFIKLKINESAMSFAERLVKDTGIMILPSETFEFGTSHVRIGFGRKNMPEILGILENYLIRNVDTR from the coding sequence ATGAAAATAAAAGATTTTGCCGTTGAGCGATATTTTGCCAAGTACGAGTTTACCGCTAAATACTTGCTTTCCAGTTCCGATTGCGATGGCTATAGTATGGACTATGTGCTGAATTTGGCTTCCAAAGCAGAAATGGAACTTTGGGATAAATTAACACTAGGCTATACCGAAACCGTTGGTAGCGAATTTCTCCGAAAAGCCATTCAACAACATTATCAATCCATTCAACTGGATGAAATATTAGTAGCATCGCCCGGAGAGGCAAATTTTATTCTAATGAACGTGCTGCTGAGCGCTGGCGATCATGTGGTATGCATGGCTCCAATGTACCAGTCGCTATACCAAGTTGCTAGGGATATTGGTTGTAACTTTACTTTTTGGGAGCCAACAATTGGACAGCAGGGTTGGCATTACAATCCGTTGGATTTAGAGAATCTGATACAGGGTAATACCAAGTTGATAATTGTTAATTTTCCACATAATCCAACGGGATTCAGTCCTAGTCTCGAGGAATATCTATATATTATTGAATTGGCTAGACAGCGGGATATTCCAATTTTTTCTGACGAGATGTACCGTTTCCTAAATCATGGCAATAGCATTGCGTTGCCATCGGCTTCTGATTTGTATGAGAATGCAGTAAGCCTTTGGGGAACCGCCAAAACCTTTGGTCTTGCAGGACTTCGATTGGGATGGTTGACATCAAAGAATAAACAACTTCTTAGGAAAGTGGAATCGTTTAAGGATTACCTTTCTATATGTAGCAGTGCACCAAGCGAGGTTTTGGGAACAATTGCTTTGAACCATATGGATAGTTTTGTAACTCCCAATTTGGCTAAGATAAAATCGAATATTGCACATTTTGAGCAGTTCCATCAACGTCATATCGATTTTTTTGATTTCCCGAAACCGACATCTGGATCAACGGCATTTATTAAGTTAAAGATTAACGAAAGTGCTATGAGTTTTGCTGAACGATTGGTAAAGGATACCGGGATTATGATACTTCCATCGGAAACTTTTGAGTTCGGAACTTCTCATGTACGAATTGGTTTTGGCAGAAAGAATATGCCAGAAATTCTTGGAATACTTGAGAATTATTTGATTAGAAATGTTGATACTCGATAA